A genomic stretch from Salvelinus namaycush isolate Seneca chromosome 25, SaNama_1.0, whole genome shotgun sequence includes:
- the LOC120019957 gene encoding ankyrin repeat and SOCS box protein 17-like encodes MSGSDEDHTDGEDNVFLNLVARVIRKPLYRFPGQWGHETYEPRIYRSLGTILRNATSEEFDAFIMDFIHFARTAQARLDMQFYMEFINVCTNTILHWVFARRCSADIVRKLMERTSVFLQDQTNNLAIAWRCFTPIYSPSPVGGVTPLMFVAQNRQYDVLKVLLQYGMLEKERRPTYIIISVLFNPPRLEALDERCHATVTRELRDCMALCFRVLSHVSMSDIEMQIGYGRKPLIEDWRDHIPPSRYKDPCELTHLCRMVVRTSLLARGRLPDGIKSLPLPTLLQGYLNLES; translated from the exons ATGTCGGGTAGCGACGAAGACCACACCGATGGCGAGGATAACGTTTTTCTCAACCTGGTCGCGCGTGTCATCCGGAAACCCCTCTACCGGTTTCCAGGGCAGTGGGGTCACGAGACCTACGAGCCGCGGATCTACAGAAGTCTGGGTACCATCCTACGGAACGCGACCTCCGAAGAATTCGATGCCTTTATAATGGACTTTATTCATTTTGCGCGAACGGCTCAGGCGCGCCTGGACATGCAGTTCTACATGGAGTTCATTAACGTGTGCACCAATACCATCCTTCACTGGGTGTTTGCGCGCAGGTGCAGCGCCGACATAGTCCGGAAGCTGATGGAGAGGACGTCGGTGTTTCTGCAGGACCAGACTAACAACCTGGCCATAGCATGGAG GTGTTTCACACCCATCTACAGCCCCAGCCCCGTGGGCGGGGTAACCCCACTGATGTTCGTGGCCCAGAACAGGCAGTATGACGTGCTGAAGGTGTTGCTGCAGTATGGGATgctagagaaggagaggagacccACCTACATCATCATCTCTGTCCTGTTTAACCCCCCGAGACTGGAGGCGCTGGATGAACGCTGTCACGCCACCGTCACCAGGGAACTCAGGGACTGTATGGCTCTGTGCTTCAGGGTGCTGAGCCATGTATCCATGTCTGATATAGAG ATGCAGATTGGGTACGGTCGTAAGCCCCTGATTGAAGACTGGAGAGACCACATCCCCCCGAGTCGCTACAAGGACCCCTGTGAACTGACCCATCTCTGCCGTATGGTGGTTCGGACCTCTCTGCTGGCCAGGGGCCGCTTACCGGACGGCATCAAGTCGCTACCACTCCCTACACTCCTCCAAGGCTATCTCAACCTGGAGAGCTGA